Below is a genomic region from Legionella adelaidensis.
TAAAAAATGACGCCAGTCTTTTTCTGCAAAATCAGTTAAACGAACAACAGCTTAAAGAGAACGAAAAAAAAGCCAAAACCGCGGATGAGCAATATAAAAATCGCGATACAGACTAGACTGTCATTGCAAACAATAGCCTACACCTGCCTATATTCTATCTCCTCTTTTTTTCCAAATAATACAGCCAAAATAATTCCAATTTCATACAAAAACCATAGAGGAATAGCTAACATAATTTGCGAGATTACATCAGGCGGCGTTAGAAGCATTCCAATGATAAAAGCGGCTACTACTATATAAGGCCTGATTTTCTTTAGTGTTTGTAACTCCGCTAAATGCAGGCGCACCATAAAAAAACACACTAACGGCACTTGGAAACATAACCCAAAAATGATGAGCATACGCGTGATAAAATCCAGGGTATTTGTCATATCCGGTAAGTAGCGCACATGAAAAGGAAGCGCGTGGGAAAAAAAATTAAGCATATAAGGCAATACCCAATAAAAACAGAATAAAACACCACATATAAATAATAACAAACTCAAGCTAATTAAGATTTGTAAATTATAACGCTCATTTCTATAGAGGGCCGGCGCAACAAAAAGCCAAGTATGGTATAACGCAAAGGGAATAGTGCCTAATAAAGATAAATTGGCTGCCAACTTTAAAGGTGTAATGAGGGGAGCAGTAATATCCGTCGCTACCATGAAATTTTTATCGGGCAATACTTTTAATAAGGGTTGCACCAAGAAAAGAAAAATATCATTTGAAAAATAAAAACATAAAGAAAAAAGAACGATAAAAAATGCAAAAACAGATAGTCCTCTTCTTCTTAATTCCAGGAGATAGGACATGATCATTTAAACATCCATATTTTTAGGTGATGATTTACTAAAATATAAAAATGTATAATTGAGTGCAATTACTAAATGAGAATTTTATGCATCAACCTCGTAAACGTTTCGGGCAAAATTTTTTACAAGATAAAAATATTATTAATAAAATTTTGCGCTCCTTTAATCCAAAACCAGACGAATTCATTGTTGAGATCGGCCCTGGATTAGGTGCCTTAACACTTCCGTTACTACAAGAAGTAAATTCATTAGTCGCGATAGAAATTGATAAGGATTTGCAAAAATATTTACAAGCACAACCTGAGGCCAAAAATAAATTAAAAATTATCGATGCAGATGCTTTGACCATTAACTATAGTGACTTTGGTCATGAGATAAGAGTTATTGGCAACCTCCCCTATAATATTTCTACGCCTCTTTTATTTTCGCTGTTACAAAGCTCCCAGCATATAAAAGACATGTTATTCATGCTGCAAAAGGAAGTAGTTGAAAGGCTGGCGGCAGAACCAGGAACAAAAGATTACGGCCGCCTAAGTATTATGGTGCAATACCTTTGCCAAGTAGATTACCTCTTTACTGTACCGGCTGAGGCTTTTTTCCCCCCACCAAAAGTCGAGTCAGCGATTGTTTCCTTAACACCTTATAAAAAAAATCCCTTTACTGCAGTACCCGTTCAACAATTGGAAAAACTAGTAGCTAAAGCCTTTTCTATGCGGCGTAAAACATTAGCCAATAACTTAAAAGGATTTATTAATTTAGATATTTTAGAAAAATTAAATATAAACCCAGGCTTGCGTCCAGAACAGGTGACAGTAGAGCAGTATGCTCAAATAGCGAAATTACTCGCCAATTAGTGTATACTATGTGCGACCTTTTTTTTGCGTTATTATCTTAGGTAGGAGACTGTTTTGTTTCATAAACCTCATAAAACACCAAATGCGAAGCCGCTTAAAGATTTAACCGCCATCGTCTCACCGGCGCAATTGCTTGCAGACGCCAAAAGACAGCAATTATTGGAAAAAATAGAAGATTTCAGCGGTTTTGAGCAGACGCGATTTAACACTTTGTGTACCCCGCTTATCCATAACCTAATCAATCATTGTCAATCCTTGCCTGAAACTTACAACAGCTACTACGCGCAATCTGGAGGTTTGTTAGATCACGCATTAAATCGTACCGAAGCTGCCTTAGATTTATTTCGCCATTTTATTATTCAAGAAAGTACTGAACTCTCTGAAGAACAAAAACTCTGGATGTATGCACTTTTTTCAGCGGGAATTTTACAAGGTATTGGGAAATTACAAGTCGAATTTAAAATTGGACTCTATGATGTTAATGGCCAATTGATAAAAACCTGGAATCCCGTGCTAGAAAGTCTGGCAGCAGTTGGCAGTTACTATCAATATAGCTTTTTAGGCCCTACCGATGAAGATTTTCGTAAACGTCTCAATTTGTTATTAGCCCGCATGCTAATGCCTGCTGCCGGCTTTAATTTAATTGCCTCGAATGCTGATGTCTTGGCAGTTTGGCTCTCTCTCTTAAACGAAGATTGGCAGTCCGCGGGAACACTTGGAGCAATACTTGTTAGAGCAGATGCTATTGCTATTCAGCGTTATTTTAATGAGTTTTTACATACTATCGCTACCCGTCGAGGGAGAATAAATCGTATTAGCACCTTTGTTGATACAAATCCTGAGAATTTGATTGATAAAGAAAAAGCAATTGGAATAGAGTTTATTCAATGGCTAACCAAGTCTTTGGAAGACGGACAAATTATGATTAACAAAGCACCCTTATTAATGGTGCCGGGCGGATTACTTATTTCCCCTGAAATATATAAATATTTTGTGCGTGAACATCCAGAATATAAAAATTGGCAAGCGATTCAAAACGGCTTCTTATCTTTGAAATTACATAGTGTGGCAACAGACGGCACGGTAGAGGCCCGATTCGAACAAACAGCCACTCAACAAATGCATACAGGGGTGGTATTTTCAAATTATGCAATTGCCCTCCCTGAAACGATGAAAATTCATAATGTAAATACAGGTAAAATTAGTACTATCTCAGCCACCGAGCTAATTCATAGTGCCCAACATAACAATAATTTCCGGCAACCAGCTAGTCCAACGAGCAGCCAATTGGCTCATTTAAATGCACACGGGAAATGGGAACAAGTTGAAGCGCAAGACGCCTTACGACCAGGAAGTCATCATAGTGGCTGATTATGCTATTGGAGATATTCAAGGATGCTATGACCCTTTGCAACGATTGCTTGAGAAAATCCACTATAATGAGCGGCAGGATAGGCTCTGGTTTGTAGGTGATTTGGTAAACAGAGGCCCTCAGTCGCTACAGGTAATACGTTTTGTCAAAAGTTTACCTTTAAAACCTATTGTTTGCTTAGGTAATCACGATTTGCACTTACTAGCCCGGATTTTTACCCACCCTGTACGAATAAATAAAGATGATACTTTACATGAACTTTTACAAGCCTCCGACAGTGAAGAAATCGGCCATTGGCTGCGTAAACAATTTATATTATTTTATGATGCTACGTTAAACATCGTCATGTGCCATGCAGGGATTGCCCCAATATGGGATTTACCTACCGCCATAAAATTATCACGGGAATTAGAAGCTGTTTTGCATGGAGAGGATTACTTATATTTTCTAAATAATATGTATGGCAATGAGCCAACACATTGGTCTAATTCACTCCCTCGTCTCGAGCGCTTACGTTTAATTTGTAATTATTTTACCCGCATGCGTTTTTGTAATGAAAACGGCGATTTAAACCTATCTTATAAAGGTACTATAGCCGATGCACCTGCCCATTTATTCCCCTGGTTTTTAGTGCCCAATCGTATTGAAATACCAGCTGATATTGTATTTGGTCATTGGGCGGCCCTGATGGCGAGGAGTCCTCACCCGCGAATTCACGCTTTAGACAGCGGCTGTTACTGGGGAAATTCTTTAACAGCAATATGCCTCCAAGATAAACAACGTTATACGGTTTCATGCGCATGAAGTTTTTAGTTGTATTATTATTTTTATGTATTTTTGAGAGTAGTGTTGCCGCGACTATTTTAGAAAATTGCACCCCTCCCTTTTCTTCAAATAATTTACTGTTGGAAACAAACAAGCAAATTGAAGAAGTTAGCGCCGAAGAACTGCAGCTAGAGGAGGCAATCAAAAATCCTGAATATTTATTAAAAAACTGGATTGAATTGCCCACATCCCCGAAAGCCAATCAAAAAACACGGTTTCTTTCCCTAAGAGAAGCCATTTTATTAGCGTTACGATATAACCCAAATATAAAAAATGCAGAGTTAGACCGAATTATTCAACGTTATCAATTGCGTTTAGCCCATAATGAATTTGAATTACAGTATGCTTTAAGTGGAACAGCCTTTGTTGAAAAATCTCATTATAGTGATGTCGGCAGTGTTACCACAAAAAATTATCTACTCACTCCTGAGTTAGACTTAAAAACTAAATTGGGTAGTCAGCTATCTCTAAAAATGGATAATAATGTAGCTGCTTATGGCAATTATAACCCTTTGCTGAATCTATCTTTTAGTCAACCGCTTCTGCGCGGCTTTGGAAAAGACGCCAATGAAGCAGGGCTTTTAAATGCAATCGATAATGAGTGGATGAATAAAGTTAATTTACGCCAGTCCATCATGGATCAAATCACCCAAGTGATTTTAATTTATCGCTCGCTTGTACTAAGCGGTAACAACCTGCAAAACCAACGTCAGCAATTACAAGAAGCAGAAACCAGTTTTCAAATAAATGAAAAACGTATTAATGCTGGCCAATTAGAGCCAACTGGGAATATTCAGCAGTCTTATCAAATTGAATCGCTGAAGCTCACGGTAGAGCAGGCTGAAAATGACTTTCGCAATACCTCGCAAGATTTATTACAAGCATTAGGACTCGATCCTGATATGAAAATAGCAGTTCCAAATGATGTAAGCTTAAATAAAATTATCATTCCGAAAATGGAGGACGCCTTAGCCGTAGGTCTTGCTCACAATAACCAATATTTAGCATTACAAAATACTTTAAAAGCGGATGAACGTGCTTATAAAATGGCCAAAAACCAACAATTATGGCAATTGGATTTTAATGCCAACATTCAAGCGGGCACGATGACTGGAGTAGATAGCACCAGCCCTGGTGTCCCGGGGCTCTATAAAGGTCATAATATTGATAAAGCTGCAGGAATAACCCTTACTATCCCTATTAATGATGTTAGCAGTAAAAATCAATTAATAACGGCAAAAGTACAATTAGAAAAAGATAGAATTAATTTAATCGCTGCTAAACGAGCCCTCATAACCTCTATAAAAAATACAATTAGTAATATTGAAAGCCAGGCGAAACGATATGAGTTGGCCAAACGGCAGGTTGAACTGGCTCTAAG
It encodes:
- a CDS encoding twin-arginine translocase TatA/TatE family subunit yields the protein MSIGELLIIFIVALFVFGPTKLPMLAEHLAKLIKTVTKIKNDASLFLQNQLNEQQLKENEKKAKTADEQYKNRDTD
- the tatC gene encoding twin-arginine translocase subunit TatC, with translation MMSYLLELRRRGLSVFAFFIVLFSLCFYFSNDIFLFLVQPLLKVLPDKNFMVATDITAPLITPLKLAANLSLLGTIPFALYHTWLFVAPALYRNERYNLQILISLSLLLFICGVLFCFYWVLPYMLNFFSHALPFHVRYLPDMTNTLDFITRMLIIFGLCFQVPLVCFFMVRLHLAELQTLKKIRPYIVVAAFIIGMLLTPPDVISQIMLAIPLWFLYEIGIILAVLFGKKEEIEYRQV
- the rsmA gene encoding 16S rRNA (adenine(1518)-N(6)/adenine(1519)-N(6))-dimethyltransferase RsmA, which codes for MHQPRKRFGQNFLQDKNIINKILRSFNPKPDEFIVEIGPGLGALTLPLLQEVNSLVAIEIDKDLQKYLQAQPEAKNKLKIIDADALTINYSDFGHEIRVIGNLPYNISTPLLFSLLQSSQHIKDMLFMLQKEVVERLAAEPGTKDYGRLSIMVQYLCQVDYLFTVPAEAFFPPPKVESAIVSLTPYKKNPFTAVPVQQLEKLVAKAFSMRRKTLANNLKGFINLDILEKLNINPGLRPEQVTVEQYAQIAKLLAN
- a CDS encoding conjugal transfer nickase/helicase domain-containing protein — protein: MFHKPHKTPNAKPLKDLTAIVSPAQLLADAKRQQLLEKIEDFSGFEQTRFNTLCTPLIHNLINHCQSLPETYNSYYAQSGGLLDHALNRTEAALDLFRHFIIQESTELSEEQKLWMYALFSAGILQGIGKLQVEFKIGLYDVNGQLIKTWNPVLESLAAVGSYYQYSFLGPTDEDFRKRLNLLLARMLMPAAGFNLIASNADVLAVWLSLLNEDWQSAGTLGAILVRADAIAIQRYFNEFLHTIATRRGRINRISTFVDTNPENLIDKEKAIGIEFIQWLTKSLEDGQIMINKAPLLMVPGGLLISPEIYKYFVREHPEYKNWQAIQNGFLSLKLHSVATDGTVEARFEQTATQQMHTGVVFSNYAIALPETMKIHNVNTGKISTISATELIHSAQHNNNFRQPASPTSSQLAHLNAHGKWEQVEAQDALRPGSHHSG
- a CDS encoding symmetrical bis(5'-nucleosyl)-tetraphosphatase translates to MADYAIGDIQGCYDPLQRLLEKIHYNERQDRLWFVGDLVNRGPQSLQVIRFVKSLPLKPIVCLGNHDLHLLARIFTHPVRINKDDTLHELLQASDSEEIGHWLRKQFILFYDATLNIVMCHAGIAPIWDLPTAIKLSRELEAVLHGEDYLYFLNNMYGNEPTHWSNSLPRLERLRLICNYFTRMRFCNENGDLNLSYKGTIADAPAHLFPWFLVPNRIEIPADIVFGHWAALMARSPHPRIHALDSGCYWGNSLTAICLQDKQRYTVSCA
- a CDS encoding TolC family protein, with translation MKFLVVLLFLCIFESSVAATILENCTPPFSSNNLLLETNKQIEEVSAEELQLEEAIKNPEYLLKNWIELPTSPKANQKTRFLSLREAILLALRYNPNIKNAELDRIIQRYQLRLAHNEFELQYALSGTAFVEKSHYSDVGSVTTKNYLLTPELDLKTKLGSQLSLKMDNNVAAYGNYNPLLNLSFSQPLLRGFGKDANEAGLLNAIDNEWMNKVNLRQSIMDQITQVILIYRSLVLSGNNLQNQRQQLQEAETSFQINEKRINAGQLEPTGNIQQSYQIESLKLTVEQAENDFRNTSQDLLQALGLDPDMKIAVPNDVSLNKIIIPKMEDALAVGLAHNNQYLALQNTLKADERAYKMAKNQQLWQLDFNANIQAGTMTGVDSTSPGVPGLYKGHNIDKAAGITLTIPINDVSSKNQLITAKVQLEKDRINLIAAKRALITSIKNTISNIESQAKRYELAKRQVELALRAYTLEKKKQQAGISSALDVNSTQNQLLLAQRGLISAKVDYLNQLALLQRLLGTTLDYWKIKLRYC